One Pseudobacteriovorax antillogorgiicola genomic region harbors:
- a CDS encoding response regulator, with translation MYPEKILIVDDMPEIRMLVKRTLKKAGFECVEASSGSQAIQTVKVQTDIVLVLLDIILPDIDGYKVMDTIEQIKGERDLKVCFMSGIKEKDSVVKAIKSGGADYIIKPIFPENLLSKVGILLKKPELIEGYSHLRVKIRAELLNLDICPDIEIRGIDELSVLLFSTAFIKPETQLEMQSKRLNQVLKAEGLYSLKVNKCRRDAFGKYSVRCRFIGLSETVAKEIRSMAIRGQFIGEAS, from the coding sequence ATGTATCCGGAGAAGATTTTAATTGTTGACGATATGCCGGAAATCCGGATGTTGGTCAAACGAACTCTCAAAAAAGCAGGCTTCGAATGTGTCGAGGCAAGCTCTGGATCACAGGCTATTCAAACTGTGAAGGTTCAAACCGATATTGTTTTGGTTCTCCTAGATATTATCCTTCCTGATATCGATGGCTACAAGGTGATGGATACAATCGAACAAATTAAAGGCGAGCGCGACTTAAAAGTTTGTTTCATGTCAGGTATCAAGGAGAAAGACTCCGTGGTAAAAGCCATCAAAAGTGGCGGTGCCGACTACATCATCAAGCCGATCTTTCCTGAGAACTTACTTTCTAAAGTTGGGATATTACTAAAGAAGCCTGAGCTCATCGAGGGATATAGCCACCTGAGAGTCAAGATTAGAGCAGAGCTTTTAAACTTGGATATCTGTCCAGACATCGAAATCAGGGGCATTGACGAGCTTTCAGTGCTGCTTTTTTCGACAGCATTTATAAAACCAGAAACCCAGCTCGAAATGCAGTCTAAGCGCCTCAATCAAGTGCTAAAAGCAGAAGGGCTCTATTCCCTTAAAGTGAATAAATGCCGACGGGATGCCTTCGGCAAATACTCAGTGCGCTGTCGCTTTATTGGTCTATCCGAGACTGTTGCAAAAGAAATTCGTTCAATGGCCATCCGCGGCCAGTTTATTGGCGAAGCTTCCTAA
- a CDS encoding leucine-rich repeat domain-containing protein produces the protein MYVQKSSLAAIFFLFSCIACTSDEALDTRQPSDVSGAESTNSGGEDQGADQQGQPTDGTTSPELGIQLRSGSNIISWQEIPDAKSYNLLVSNQPISSLDGVTVIRGVKSPYTHIKVAEGRTYYGVSVVYEGVEKFPEIFVDDQPGPKLRDCLDAADAKLLSYEAIFAAGPYRDCYTFVDGVATLTNLDLSNQGITDLSPIQDALALEQLNLAGNDLTSIEILGQFEKLTNLDLSDNPNLTSIASLAGLVELRSFAAARTQVANVDVLKDSVEMMALNLTSTPLTDLSPLQKLVKIESLVLDGVLVAKAEATCPTVTTSASLSAFCLEGVTIAYQPHIEKLNQLHCLGCHPNFNEATLTQLAAVANQMIQDGVMPKNRDPLSASDMAIFQAWVNSIPPPVEDD, from the coding sequence ATGTACGTTCAAAAATCGAGCTTAGCAGCGATTTTTTTCCTATTTTCGTGTATAGCCTGCACTAGTGACGAAGCACTCGATACGCGCCAGCCATCGGACGTTTCCGGCGCAGAATCAACCAATTCTGGTGGCGAAGATCAAGGCGCTGATCAGCAAGGCCAACCAACCGATGGTACTACCAGTCCGGAACTAGGCATTCAGCTTAGGTCAGGCTCGAACATCATCAGTTGGCAAGAAATCCCCGACGCCAAGTCGTACAACCTATTGGTTTCCAATCAACCTATCAGTTCCCTCGATGGCGTCACAGTCATCAGGGGAGTGAAAAGCCCCTACACCCATATCAAGGTTGCTGAAGGGCGCACCTACTATGGGGTTTCTGTCGTTTACGAGGGAGTGGAAAAATTTCCTGAGATCTTCGTTGATGACCAACCTGGCCCCAAACTTCGAGACTGCCTCGATGCAGCTGATGCCAAGCTCCTCAGTTATGAAGCAATCTTTGCAGCCGGGCCATATCGTGATTGCTACACTTTTGTTGATGGTGTGGCGACCCTTACTAACTTGGATCTCTCCAATCAAGGGATCACAGATTTAAGTCCTATTCAAGATGCCTTGGCCCTTGAGCAACTTAATCTAGCTGGCAATGATCTCACCAGCATTGAGATTCTAGGTCAATTTGAAAAACTTACGAATTTGGACTTGAGCGACAATCCTAACCTGACATCAATTGCGAGTCTTGCAGGGCTGGTAGAGCTGAGAAGCTTTGCGGCAGCCAGGACGCAGGTTGCGAATGTCGATGTATTAAAAGACTCCGTAGAAATGATGGCATTAAATCTCACAAGTACTCCTCTTACCGATCTGTCGCCACTACAGAAGCTTGTGAAAATTGAATCTTTGGTTTTGGATGGCGTTCTAGTCGCTAAAGCAGAGGCAACTTGTCCCACAGTGACAACAAGCGCAAGCCTTAGCGCTTTCTGCTTGGAAGGAGTGACGATCGCATATCAGCCTCACATTGAAAAGCTCAATCAGCTCCACTGCTTGGGTTGCCATCCAAACTTCAACGAAGCGACCCTTACGCAACTAGCGGCTGTAGCCAATCAAATGATTCAAGATGGTGTGATGCCAAAGAATCGCGATCCTCTTTCAGCTTCCGATATGGCGATATTCCAAGCCTGGGTAAACAGTATCCCGCCACCGGTGGAAGACGATTAG
- a CDS encoding aminotransferase class V-fold PLP-dependent enzyme, translating to MTQLFLEASANEPSLQGVRKLIRTWHRVQFELSPGKEHRHWSLEEKLAFLRSEKLGRFTLIPVPDFWQDIHPGIRGSHYKTLVHLDYTASAQGLRFIEDYMIDCLRTYANTHTETSATGKNSTIRFHQGIEYIRRHVNGGQDSFVIPCGYGATGAVERIQKILGLYLSPKGQKTLNETLGCDVKKELAKKFVVFVGPTEHHSNDVTWQDASLCHFVRIKAISDGPSVNKVDLDDLENQLKKYPDHIKVGSFSAASNVTGMSFDLKIIGDILKRHQAMFFVDYAASGPYADINMERDGIDALYLSMHKNLGGSNLGFLVGKNHIYDTSTNPSFGGGGTVTAVTPWEYYFHERIEDREYPGTPAIRQVWQAALSFQLKDWVGVDQIQTIDLDYTTRMLDFMGEHPKIQILGNPDPKLRYPIFSFLVKHGDRMLHHTFVAALLNDVFGIQARSGCACAGPFGHELLKIPKELSDKYVQMILNVLNGFKPGWTRIGMHYTLSEEEVRYVFRALNGVAFFGPLFMDHYSFDPYTGEWLHDRVADSEPQLRLEDALTYRDDSSQLPRLNDENGLMMAFEQQWQEFLLMTSGKIANIVIDRGEHLSRGADFDRLTTETLPILKDFLEDFGKESYEFSVDLAKALCPLITPPGKNPEECQKTIIDTLDQLIFIPEKNLHRYEDFSEVDPGVDFFYVPKGKTHPKINLARLEEETPCLPCTPR from the coding sequence ATGACTCAGTTATTTTTAGAAGCCTCGGCAAATGAGCCTTCTCTTCAAGGAGTTCGTAAGCTTATTCGAACTTGGCATCGCGTCCAGTTCGAATTATCCCCAGGCAAAGAACACCGTCACTGGAGCTTGGAAGAAAAGCTAGCCTTTCTTCGTAGTGAAAAGCTGGGCCGCTTCACCTTGATCCCAGTCCCAGACTTTTGGCAGGACATCCACCCTGGCATACGAGGAAGTCACTACAAGACCCTAGTCCACTTAGACTATACTGCGTCTGCCCAGGGCCTGCGATTTATTGAAGACTACATGATCGATTGCCTACGCACCTATGCCAATACCCACACAGAGACCTCGGCCACAGGTAAGAACTCAACCATCCGCTTTCACCAGGGGATTGAATACATCAGACGCCATGTTAATGGTGGGCAAGACAGCTTCGTCATTCCGTGTGGCTACGGAGCTACGGGAGCTGTAGAACGAATTCAAAAGATTCTTGGTCTATATTTATCCCCAAAAGGGCAAAAGACTCTGAATGAAACCCTAGGCTGCGACGTAAAAAAAGAGCTAGCTAAAAAGTTTGTCGTGTTTGTTGGCCCTACCGAGCACCATTCTAACGACGTTACTTGGCAAGACGCTTCCCTTTGTCACTTTGTGAGGATCAAAGCCATCAGCGATGGCCCTTCGGTGAATAAAGTCGACCTGGATGATTTAGAAAACCAGCTTAAAAAGTATCCCGACCATATCAAAGTAGGGTCCTTCTCCGCGGCTTCGAACGTCACCGGTATGTCTTTCGATCTTAAAATCATTGGCGACATTCTTAAGCGCCATCAGGCCATGTTCTTCGTGGATTATGCGGCCTCTGGCCCTTATGCAGATATCAACATGGAGCGAGACGGGATCGATGCCCTCTACTTATCGATGCATAAGAACCTTGGAGGAAGCAACCTTGGGTTCTTAGTAGGTAAAAATCATATTTATGACACTAGCACCAACCCATCGTTCGGCGGTGGTGGAACTGTTACCGCAGTGACTCCATGGGAGTATTATTTCCACGAGCGGATTGAAGATCGTGAGTACCCCGGAACCCCTGCTATTCGCCAAGTTTGGCAGGCTGCCTTATCTTTCCAATTGAAGGACTGGGTGGGCGTCGACCAAATTCAGACAATCGACCTTGATTACACCACCAGAATGCTCGATTTCATGGGTGAACATCCAAAGATACAAATTCTTGGCAACCCCGATCCAAAACTGCGCTACCCCATCTTTTCGTTTCTCGTAAAACACGGGGATAGGATGCTTCACCACACCTTCGTTGCAGCCCTTCTCAACGATGTTTTTGGGATTCAAGCCCGATCGGGCTGTGCCTGTGCGGGGCCCTTCGGTCACGAATTGCTTAAAATTCCTAAGGAATTATCTGATAAGTATGTTCAGATGATCCTTAATGTTCTCAATGGATTTAAACCCGGCTGGACTAGAATTGGGATGCACTACACCCTTAGTGAAGAAGAGGTCCGCTACGTATTCCGAGCCCTCAATGGGGTTGCGTTCTTCGGACCGTTGTTTATGGATCACTACTCTTTCGACCCTTACACTGGCGAATGGCTTCACGACCGTGTTGCCGACAGTGAGCCTCAGCTACGCTTGGAAGATGCTCTTACGTATCGAGATGATAGCTCCCAGCTGCCGCGGCTTAACGATGAAAACGGGCTGATGATGGCCTTTGAGCAGCAGTGGCAGGAATTTTTGCTGATGACCAGTGGTAAAATCGCCAATATCGTGATCGACCGCGGCGAACATTTAAGTCGTGGTGCCGATTTTGATCGGTTAACCACGGAAACCTTGCCCATCCTCAAAGACTTCCTCGAAGACTTTGGTAAAGAGTCCTATGAGTTCAGCGTCGATTTGGCCAAGGCTCTATGTCCCTTGATCACCCCCCCAGGAAAGAATCCAGAAGAGTGTCAAAAAACGATCATCGACACTCTTGATCAACTGATTTTCATCCCAGAGAAGAACCTGCATCGCTATGAAGATTTTTCCGAGGTCGATCCTGGGGTTGACTTCTTCTATGTGCCAAAAGGCAAAACCCACCCCAAAATCAATTTGGCGCGGCTTGAAGAGGAAACCCCTTGCCTTCCGTGCACTCCTCGCTAA
- a CDS encoding PAN domain-containing protein, with protein MAFFLAIVLSLGITSVLHAEKIHCDLIGENLKNIKQSSKETCFKFCNDEEACLGAVFISGWNRCFLKKIVKRQARLRLYSWMRDGEGAYDKDFSGKDLKRFVVADKGLCQEKCESMSQCTGFTYLEGYRDCWVKHTSGKLFEKIFYCSVKDNKKES; from the coding sequence ATGGCATTCTTTCTGGCAATAGTGCTATCACTTGGAATCACAAGCGTCCTGCACGCAGAAAAGATCCATTGCGATCTGATTGGCGAAAATCTAAAGAATATCAAACAAAGCAGCAAGGAAACATGTTTCAAGTTTTGTAACGACGAGGAGGCCTGCTTAGGCGCAGTTTTTATTTCAGGATGGAATCGGTGCTTCCTGAAGAAAATCGTGAAGAGGCAGGCGCGCTTAAGGCTATATTCATGGATGAGAGATGGTGAAGGGGCCTATGACAAGGATTTTAGCGGCAAGGATCTTAAGCGGTTTGTCGTTGCAGACAAGGGTCTCTGCCAAGAAAAGTGTGAATCGATGTCACAGTGCACGGGTTTCACCTACCTAGAAGGATACCGCGATTGCTGGGTAAAACATACTTCGGGTAAGCTCTTTGAGAAGATATTTTATTGCTCTGTTAAAGATAATAAAAAAGAGTCCTGA
- a CDS encoding small ribosomal subunit Rsm22 family protein — MVEINWQSLRDLRGKYVSQADSIRDYWADDQILSDYHETLGQRILWKWHSVLKLLQKEHGKLFRGPLRVKDFGCGTGVASLAFLEIFGTDAVASLKLFDRSPRAMSFARRTIQMSYPNVSLDKALGSPEDVDILLVSHVLTEMTESHLKELLLGIRRAKYVIWVEAGTHPVSDRLVRARDLLCDQFKVLAPCLHQKPCGMTTEENSSHWCHFFADVPQQVHHSAFWREFAKQLKVDLRSLPLSYVVLAAHDVCTLGDDIDQKRIIGRVREYKGYCRALLCDEAGVYEASIQKRNDKKRFKELCRGGFCLSL; from the coding sequence ATGGTCGAGATTAATTGGCAAAGCTTACGGGATCTTAGGGGGAAGTATGTGTCTCAGGCGGACTCCATCCGCGATTACTGGGCCGATGATCAGATTTTGTCTGACTACCATGAGACGTTGGGGCAGAGAATTCTTTGGAAGTGGCACAGTGTCTTGAAGCTCCTTCAGAAGGAACACGGCAAGCTATTTCGAGGTCCTCTTAGAGTGAAAGACTTTGGCTGTGGGACAGGTGTTGCTAGCCTTGCATTCCTCGAAATATTCGGTACTGATGCTGTCGCGAGCCTTAAGTTATTCGATCGAAGTCCTCGCGCTATGAGTTTTGCCCGGCGGACGATCCAAATGTCATATCCGAATGTAAGTTTGGATAAAGCTCTGGGAAGTCCTGAAGATGTCGATATTCTTCTGGTATCTCATGTTCTAACAGAAATGACGGAGAGTCACCTTAAGGAGCTTCTGCTTGGAATACGCCGCGCAAAATATGTCATTTGGGTAGAGGCTGGAACTCATCCTGTTAGTGATCGCCTGGTTCGTGCCCGTGACTTGCTCTGTGATCAGTTCAAAGTCTTGGCTCCGTGTTTGCATCAGAAGCCTTGTGGGATGACAACGGAGGAAAACTCCTCTCATTGGTGCCACTTCTTTGCTGATGTTCCCCAACAGGTGCATCACTCCGCTTTTTGGAGAGAGTTTGCAAAGCAGCTTAAAGTTGATCTCCGGTCCCTTCCTCTGAGCTACGTGGTGCTTGCTGCTCATGACGTTTGCACTTTAGGTGATGATATCGATCAGAAGAGGATCATCGGACGCGTTCGTGAGTATAAGGGCTACTGCCGCGCGCTATTATGTGATGAGGCTGGCGTTTATGAAGCATCGATCCAAAAGAGGAATGACAAGAAGCGATTCAAGGAACTATGCCGAGGTGGCTTCTGTCTATCCCTATAA
- the trhA gene encoding PAQR family membrane homeostasis protein TrhA, with product MSSISSEYSEKEELMNALSHGIGLLMSIAGLILLINKGMYQSNVEYTVSLIVFGVSLIMVYGTSTAYHWVKNPKLKQMCKVFDHVAIYFLIAGTYTPFTLITLGDTWGWWMFGIIWTLALIGTIFKLFFTGRFNLVSTLLYVAMGWLALIVTRPLIQSLDWDGFLLLAAGGAVYTLGTLFYLAERLPYNHAVWHIFVIGGSVLHFLSIFLYVKPPIGV from the coding sequence ATGTCTTCAATCTCATCAGAATACTCAGAAAAAGAAGAACTCATGAACGCGCTATCCCATGGGATTGGTCTGCTCATGAGCATTGCTGGCTTGATCTTGCTGATCAATAAAGGCATGTACCAGTCGAATGTAGAATACACTGTGAGCCTCATTGTTTTTGGGGTTTCGCTGATCATGGTATACGGAACCTCGACCGCATATCATTGGGTTAAAAATCCAAAGCTTAAGCAGATGTGCAAGGTTTTTGACCACGTTGCGATCTATTTTCTAATTGCTGGAACCTATACCCCGTTCACCTTGATAACCCTTGGAGATACCTGGGGCTGGTGGATGTTTGGAATCATTTGGACTCTTGCGCTTATAGGGACTATTTTTAAGCTGTTTTTCACGGGGCGGTTTAACTTGGTATCAACACTCCTGTATGTGGCCATGGGTTGGTTGGCACTGATCGTCACGAGGCCGCTGATCCAGAGTCTGGACTGGGATGGTTTTCTTCTCCTGGCGGCCGGAGGTGCGGTTTATACCTTAGGAACCCTGTTCTACCTCGCCGAGAGATTACCTTACAACCACGCTGTCTGGCACATCTTTGTCATCGGTGGCAGCGTTCTGCACTTTCTTTCAATTTTCCTTTACGTCAAACCCCCTATTGGGGTTTGA
- a CDS encoding DUF1415 domain-containing protein, with amino-acid sequence MQPEVEAVRQWIQEAVINLNLCPFARPVFKHKQIRYVVQNASDPESLLKTLQEEFDQLETQDRASLATTLIIAPGLGDFDNFLDMAYLMDHYLDQTPLRGVYQIATFHPEYQFEGADSDSVENYTNRSPLPVFHIIREDDIEQARQVYPDTESIPIKNQKKLKEMGRAKVLAMFARFDLIKPQ; translated from the coding sequence ATGCAGCCGGAAGTAGAAGCGGTAAGACAATGGATTCAAGAGGCCGTCATAAACCTCAACCTATGTCCCTTCGCAAGACCAGTTTTCAAACATAAGCAAATCAGATATGTCGTCCAAAATGCCAGCGATCCTGAAAGCCTGCTGAAGACGCTTCAGGAAGAGTTTGATCAGCTTGAGACACAGGATCGCGCATCTCTTGCCACAACCCTTATCATAGCCCCTGGCCTCGGGGATTTTGATAATTTTTTGGACATGGCATATCTGATGGATCATTATCTCGATCAAACCCCACTGCGGGGGGTTTATCAGATCGCAACCTTTCATCCCGAATATCAATTCGAGGGTGCAGACAGTGACTCAGTGGAGAACTATACCAATCGATCGCCACTACCAGTCTTCCACATCATTCGGGAAGATGATATTGAGCAAGCTAGGCAGGTCTATCCTGATACGGAAAGCATCCCCATTAAAAACCAGAAAAAACTGAAGGAGATGGGGCGAGCCAAGGTTTTGGCCATGTTCGCCCGTTTCGACCTGATCAAACCCCAATAG
- a CDS encoding alpha/beta hydrolase, giving the protein MKFERHGDIDCLVQRGDPIGPHIVLLHGYGADFKDLAGLTNYISAPEGTNWYFPNGIVEVPVGPHMTGRGWFPIDFVALERALQTGQSRYFADAVPDGFETARDRVKAMIEALDIAPERLFLGGFSQGAMITGHVAIHQQLPLAGLLQLSSTLVGQTLLDENQDPEFQLKIFQSHGQQDMVLPIAGAKALKDYFTSRPFAVEWHEFPGGHEIPLNVLQKLSKFLQR; this is encoded by the coding sequence ATGAAATTTGAACGACACGGAGATATCGACTGTCTCGTCCAACGAGGCGATCCCATTGGCCCCCATATTGTCCTGCTTCACGGCTATGGTGCTGATTTCAAGGACTTAGCAGGCCTGACAAACTATATCTCGGCTCCCGAAGGAACTAACTGGTATTTTCCTAATGGTATCGTGGAGGTACCAGTGGGCCCCCACATGACTGGCCGCGGTTGGTTCCCCATTGACTTTGTAGCCCTTGAGAGAGCCCTGCAAACGGGTCAGAGCCGGTATTTCGCTGACGCTGTTCCTGACGGCTTTGAAACCGCTCGCGATCGCGTTAAAGCCATGATTGAAGCCCTGGACATAGCACCTGAGAGGCTATTTTTGGGCGGCTTTAGCCAGGGCGCAATGATCACTGGGCATGTAGCAATCCACCAGCAATTGCCTCTTGCCGGATTGCTTCAACTATCGAGTACCCTTGTTGGTCAGACGCTGCTGGATGAAAATCAGGACCCTGAGTTTCAGCTAAAAATTTTTCAAAGTCATGGCCAGCAGGATATGGTGCTACCCATCGCCGGGGCAAAAGCCTTGAAGGACTACTTCACCTCGCGTCCCTTTGCTGTGGAATGGCATGAATTCCCAGGTGGTCACGAGATTCCATTGAATGTTTTGCAAAAACTTTCAAAATTCTTGCAGCGGTAA
- a CDS encoding (deoxy)nucleoside triphosphate pyrophosphohydrolase, with product MDVVCALMAQKNTYFVAKRADHKASGGRWEFPGGKVEEGESPAEAIIRELAEELDVQSAVEQVLEPILVEKKNFALRLIPVKVSIQGTILLKEHSDGRWLSPSDLLGLDLCEGDREIVHRYLIGGSM from the coding sequence GTGGACGTAGTTTGCGCCTTGATGGCACAGAAAAATACTTACTTTGTTGCAAAAAGAGCTGATCATAAAGCGTCAGGGGGCCGATGGGAGTTCCCAGGAGGCAAGGTCGAAGAGGGAGAAAGCCCCGCCGAGGCGATTATCCGCGAACTTGCTGAAGAGCTTGACGTTCAGAGTGCTGTAGAGCAGGTTTTGGAGCCCATATTAGTGGAAAAAAAGAACTTTGCATTGCGGTTGATCCCCGTTAAAGTGAGCATTCAAGGTACCATTTTGCTTAAAGAACACAGTGATGGCCGGTGGTTAAGTCCATCTGATCTTCTCGGCCTGGATCTTTGCGAAGGCGACCGTGAAATCGTTCACCGGTACTTGATTGGGGGCTCGATGTAG
- a CDS encoding response regulator, which translates to MPDQTKLMVVDDNQVNLELLERRLVNRGFEVIRVSNALEVLAKAKEHRPDLIVLDLYMPEKDGFETAAELKADAELNKIPILGYTAALFDADFLKAKEAGCDDVCAKDGDIKSLLRVVHKLLDLPEVS; encoded by the coding sequence GTGCCAGATCAGACGAAACTTATGGTTGTTGATGATAACCAAGTCAATCTTGAGCTTTTAGAGCGTCGCTTGGTCAATCGAGGCTTTGAAGTGATTCGGGTGTCGAATGCCTTGGAGGTGTTGGCTAAGGCTAAGGAGCATCGTCCTGACCTAATTGTCCTGGATCTATATATGCCTGAAAAGGATGGCTTTGAGACTGCGGCCGAGCTGAAGGCTGATGCTGAACTCAATAAGATCCCGATTCTAGGTTACACCGCTGCCCTGTTTGATGCTGATTTTCTTAAAGCGAAAGAAGCCGGTTGTGATGACGTTTGCGCTAAAGATGGTGACATCAAATCCCTCCTCAGAGTTGTCCACAAGTTGCTCGATCTCCCAGAGGTCTCGTAG
- a CDS encoding 4'-phosphopantetheinyl transferase family protein: MKVIHTEIEFSVSWEERERLIGQGLIIPEALDRAVLKRQVEFLAGRKCAANGISQLTGQYFGETLPINEDRSPQWPPSLIGSITHTQGYAGALVGFRQEFAGLGLDAERLIENDSKGMAKYICCPQELDKLLETGIPLDRRQTLTLVFSAKESLFKCIFPLVKTFFGFHEAKLTQILEDRTSGQFSGTLELVNAVGCFPKGFQFETAFQFREDLCLTKTMLPSKVYEKFLMI; encoded by the coding sequence ATGAAAGTTATACACACGGAAATCGAGTTTTCAGTAAGTTGGGAAGAGAGAGAACGGCTGATTGGTCAAGGGTTGATCATCCCTGAAGCTCTCGATAGAGCTGTTCTTAAGAGGCAGGTAGAATTTCTAGCGGGTCGCAAGTGTGCAGCAAATGGAATATCACAACTGACTGGTCAATATTTTGGAGAGACTCTTCCCATCAATGAGGATCGCTCACCTCAGTGGCCACCCAGCCTGATCGGATCGATTACCCACACTCAAGGCTACGCGGGTGCGCTCGTAGGATTTCGACAAGAATTCGCAGGTTTGGGCCTCGATGCAGAACGATTGATAGAAAACGACAGCAAAGGTATGGCCAAATATATCTGCTGCCCACAAGAGCTTGATAAGCTTTTGGAGACGGGGATACCACTTGATAGGCGTCAGACACTAACACTAGTTTTTTCTGCTAAAGAAAGCCTGTTCAAATGCATTTTCCCCCTTGTCAAAACTTTCTTTGGTTTCCATGAAGCAAAATTAACTCAGATTTTAGAAGACAGAACTTCTGGTCAGTTCAGCGGTACGTTGGAGCTGGTGAATGCTGTGGGATGCTTTCCAAAGGGGTTTCAATTTGAGACTGCGTTTCAATTTCGCGAGGATCTATGCTTGACTAAAACCATGCTCCCAAGCAAAGTTTATGAGAAATTTTTGATGATATAA
- a CDS encoding hybrid sensor histidine kinase/response regulator has translation MKSSNKRILIVDDNVAIHDDFKRLLTQSASRDSSLDHLEASLFGESVKERPQVRSQDYTVDSAFQGMDAVQLVQKSQDEQSPYAVAFVDMRMPPGIDGLETIRRIWATSPFTEIVLCTAYSDHSLSEISEYLGDTQRLLLLKKPFDPVEIRQMAASLTAKWNYAFDARYYLENLENLLNERTKCLDEERALRIQASKLAALGEMAGGIAHEINNPLGIIAGNASRLMKMVKRSQLEEDKIIEVSDKILETSNRISRIIQSMLSVSHQNMQLEHQKHKLKMMLQDCMDICHEKFKSRGIELEVQEIPEDWAIECDYTKIVQIFINLLNNAHDALIELDKPEKAVHVTIEDIGDMFEIRFIDSGEGIPVEIADKILQPFFTTKDVGKGTGLGLSLAQSYVRDHAGDFELDMNNPNTCFVLRFHKVIPHPEPRAEKVN, from the coding sequence TTGAAATCATCAAACAAGAGAATCTTAATTGTTGATGATAACGTGGCTATTCACGACGATTTCAAGCGCCTCCTGACCCAAAGCGCATCCCGCGATAGTAGCCTCGACCACCTTGAAGCCAGCCTTTTTGGAGAGTCTGTCAAAGAGAGGCCTCAAGTTCGAAGTCAGGATTATACTGTCGACTCTGCTTTTCAGGGAATGGACGCTGTCCAACTTGTTCAAAAATCCCAAGATGAGCAAAGCCCTTACGCGGTTGCCTTTGTGGACATGAGAATGCCCCCGGGGATTGATGGGCTCGAAACCATTCGAAGAATATGGGCGACATCACCCTTCACCGAAATTGTCTTGTGTACGGCATACTCGGATCACTCTCTATCAGAGATTTCTGAGTACCTCGGCGATACCCAGCGACTATTGCTTCTCAAAAAGCCCTTCGACCCTGTCGAGATTCGACAAATGGCTGCTAGCCTCACAGCCAAGTGGAACTATGCGTTTGATGCCCGCTATTATCTTGAGAACTTAGAAAACTTGCTCAATGAACGGACAAAATGCCTCGATGAGGAACGCGCTCTGCGTATTCAGGCTTCAAAGTTAGCGGCCCTTGGCGAGATGGCTGGGGGAATTGCCCACGAGATTAATAATCCTCTTGGAATCATAGCAGGCAACGCTAGTCGGTTGATGAAAATGGTAAAGCGATCTCAGCTTGAAGAGGATAAAATTATCGAAGTCAGCGATAAGATTCTTGAGACCAGCAATCGAATTTCTCGAATCATTCAATCGATGTTATCGGTTTCCCATCAGAACATGCAATTAGAGCACCAGAAGCACAAATTGAAGATGATGCTTCAAGACTGTATGGACATCTGCCACGAAAAGTTTAAATCCCGAGGAATCGAGCTTGAGGTTCAAGAGATTCCTGAAGATTGGGCTATCGAATGCGACTACACTAAAATCGTACAAATATTTATTAATCTCTTGAACAATGCCCATGACGCCCTCATCGAGTTGGACAAGCCTGAAAAGGCGGTTCATGTCACTATAGAAGACATTGGCGATATGTTCGAAATTCGATTCATCGACTCAGGAGAAGGCATTCCCGTGGAGATCGCTGACAAGATTTTACAACCATTTTTTACAACTAAGGATGTCGGTAAGGGTACAGGCCTGGGACTAAGCCTTGCGCAAAGTTATGTTCGAGATCACGCAGGAGATTTTGAGCTGGATATGAATAACCCCAATACCTGCTTTGTCCTTCGCTTTCACAAAGTAATTCCCCACCCTGAGCCAAGAGCTGAAAAGGTAAACTAA